Below is a window of Moorella thermoacetica DNA.
ATAGCCAGGTGCCGGGTGGGCAGACTAAGTAAAAAAGGCAGGTGCAGTAAAACTGGTAAACCGCATCATTATACCTGACTGGCCCCGGGAAGCCCCGGAGCCCAACAGTGTGCCCCATCCCGAGACCGCGCCGCCGGAGCTGCCCGCCTGGGACGAACCGGTAGCCAATCCCCCCCAGGGGGATTTTTTAATGGCCAACAGGCGCCGGGTAAACTGGCGAAAAAACGCTTTTACTGCTATAATGGCAATAGATGGATTGAGGGGGAATAAAGATGGCGCAACGCTCCAGGGTAACCCTGCCCCAGCTCCAGGCCATGAAGGAGCGGGGCGAGAGGATTACCATGGTAACTGCCTACGACTACCCATCCTCTTTACTGGCCGATAGGGCCGGTATGGATATGATCCTGGTGGGGGATTCCCTGGGAATGGTAGTCCTGGGCTATTCAAGCACTGTACCTGTAACTATGGACGAGATGATCCACCACACCAAAGCAGTGGTGCGGGCCAATCCTGCTGCCCTGGTGGTGGCCGATCTGCCCTTCCTATCCTACCAGACCAGCGTACCCGATGCCGTCTATAACGCCGGCCGGTTGATCAAGGAGGGCGGAGCCGACGCCGTAAAACTGGAAGGGGGACAGGCCGTGGTGCCTACGGTCCGGGCCATAGTGAACGCCGGAATCCCGGTTATGGGACACCTGGGTCTGACACCCCAGTCGGCTGTCCAGCTGGGTGGTTTCCGGGTCCAGGGACGGAGCGAGGCCGAAGGGGAGAAGATTGCCGCCGATGCGGCTGCCCTGGTGGAGGCAGGGGTTTTTGCCCTGGTCCTGGAGTGTGTCCCGGCCGACCTGGCCCGCCGGATAACGGCCGCTTTACCGGTGCCGACCATCGGCATTGGCGCCGGGCCGGATTGTGACGGCCAGGTGCTTGTTTACCACGACCTCCTGGGCCTCTTTGACCGTTTTCGCCCCAAATTCGTCAAACAGTACGCCAATCTCGCTGAAGCGACAGTCGCCGCCCTGGAAAAATACCGGGACGAGGTGCGCCAGGGTAAATTCCCGGATCAGGAGCACAGCTTTAAGTAAAGGATGGCCGCCCAGTGCTGAATTACCTGGACTTGATCCTGCTTATAATCCTGGCCCGGGGTGCCTGGCGGGGTTACCGCCTGGGCCTGGTGAACCTGCTGGCCGGGTGGATCAGCTACCTGGTGGCAGGCCTGGTGTCTGCCATTTACTCCCGGCCCCTGGCGGAAATTGTGAATCAAACCTGGCACCTAACCGGCCGCTGGGGCGGGGAACTGGCCTCCCGTCTACCTCTGCCTGGAGCGGTACTGAACCAGCCCCTGAGCACGCCGGCCATCCGGCAAACGGAGAGTTTTTTATCCGGCCTGCCCCTGCCGGGGCCGGTACAGCAAAACCTGCTGGGTGCCCTGGACAGGGCCTCCGGGGGAACCGTGGGCCAGGTACTGGCCGGGCAGATAGCCTTTCTGGGGCTGGAACTGCTGATCCTGGTAGTCCTTTTTTACGGCAGCTTTTTTCTCCTGCGGCATATTGCCCGGCGTTTTTCCCCGGGGACCAGAGGAACCGTGGAAATGGCTGACCGGGGGCTGGGGCTGCTCCTGGGTGTCCTGGGTCCGGCCTTCGGTCTGGCCCTGGCCATCGGCATCCTGCGTTCCCTCTTCACCATTCCGTCCATGACGGCAGCCCCCGTATTTCTACCCCTGGTTAGGCAACTGCATAGCTCCGGGGTAGCAGCCATACTGGGCGATTTTTATGATTGGCTGGCCACTTTACTGCATACCCTAATTTAGAAGCCGGCAGCCGGGAACCATAGGGTTTTGGCCAACCCCGTCCCGGCATTTAAAAGGAGGAATGGATAAAATGGCTGAAAGAGAAGAAAGCAGGGGTAAGAAACTACAAAAAGAACTGGGTCTGCCCCGTAAGAGCGCCTGGGAGCGCCTGGAGCCAGGTACCAGGGAAAAGGTCTTTGCCTTTGCCGAGGGGTATAAGGGTTTCTTAAGCCGGGCCAAGACCGAGCGAGAGGCCATTCGGGCCGCTCTGGAGGCTGCCCGGGGTCACGGCTTTATCTCCCTGAACGATATTCCCTCCGGCCGGGGGTTGGATCCCGGCAGCCGCTTCTTTTTAACCTGGCGAGATAAGGTCATGCTCCTGGGGATAGCCGGTACTGCTCCCCTGGAAGAAGGGATCAGGCTGGTCGGGGCCCATGTCGACGCCCCGCGCCTGGACCTGAAACCCATGCCCCTGTATGAAAAGGACGGTCTGGCCATGTTTAAAACCCACTACTACGGGGGGATCAAGAAGTACCAGTGGACCGCCCTGCCCCTGGCCCTCCATGGCGTGATCATGCTCCGCGACGGTCGCCGGGTGGAAGTGGTAATCGGCGAAGACGCCGGCGATCCCATCTTTAGCGTCAGCGACCTCCTGCCCCACCTGGCCAAGGAGCAGATGAAAAAGAATATGGAAGAAGCCTTAAGCGGCGACGACCTGAACCTGGTGGTTGGCAGCTTGCCCTTTGAGGGTGAAGAAGAGCTCAAGGATAAGATCCGCCTGGCTATCCTCCAGCTCCTGAACCAGCGTTACGGCCTGGTGGAAGAAGACTTCATCACCGCCGAACTGGAACTGGTACCGGCCGGTCCGGCGCGGGACCTGGGTCTGGATCGTTCCCTGGTAGGGGCCTACGGCCAGGACGACCGGGTGTGCGCTTATACCGCCCTGCAGGCCGTCCTGGAACTGGAGAACCCCGGCCATACAGCTCTGGTACTCCTGGTCGATAAAGAAGAGATCGGCAGTACCGGCAACACCGGCGCCCACTCCCGCTTCCTGGAGTATGCCCTGACGGAGCTGGCGGCCCGTATGGGTTCGGCCAGTATCGTCAATGTCGGCCGGATAATGGCCAATTCCCAGGCTATATCCGCCGACGTAACCGCCGGGGTGGATCCTACCTACGAAAATTACTTTGATATGTATAACGCCTCTTTCCTGGGATACGGCGTAGTCCTCAATAAATACTCAGGCTCCCGGGGTAAATACGATGCCAATGATGCTAGCGCCGAGTTCATGGGCCGGTTAAGGGATATCTTTAACCACAACCGCGTCATCTGGCAGAGTGGCGAACTGGGTAAAGTAGACGCTGGCGGCGGGGGCACCATTGCCAAGTTCCTGGCCTATTTCGGCCTGGATGTCGCCGATTGCGGTCCGGCCCTCCTCTCCATGCACGCCCCCCTGGAGATCGCCAGCAAAGTAGATATCTATATGGCTTACCGGGCCTATGGCGCCTTCCTTGCCAGTTAAAAGGTTCAGCAGGAAAACCGACTATCCCTGTAGAAAACTTAATAAAAATAAAAGCAGCACCTCATAGGCGCTCTGCGCCAGGTGCTTTTCTTTTAGAAAGGGGTTGGCGGAAGTGGAAAAGGTTGTCGACGCCCGGGGCCTGGCCTGTCCCCAGCCGGTTATCCAGACCAAAAAGGCCATGGAATCTCTAGGGCCAGAAACCGAGCTGGTGACCATTGTTGATAACGAAGTAGCCAGGGATAATGTCCTGAAACTGGCCCGGAGCATGGCTTGGGAGGCTGAGGTTAAGGAACAAGGGAGTGACTACTACATCCGGATCCGCAAAGGAGCCATGCCCACGACGGGGGTGTCTTTAACTGCCGGCCAGGTGTTACTGGTCGGTTCCGCTACCCTGGGCCGCGGTTCCGAAGAACTGGGCAGCATCCTTATGCGCAACTTCTTCTACAGCCTGAGTGAAGCAGAGGTGCTGCCCCGCCGGGTGCTCTTTTTCAACAGCGGGGTTCAGCTCTGCTGCCAGGGCTCACCCGTCCTGGACAGCCTCCTGGCCCTGGAGCAAAAGGGAGTGGAGCTCCTGGCCTGCGGTACCTGCCTGGACTACTATCACCTCAAGGATAAACTCTGTGTCGGTAGCGTTACCAATATGTACACCATTGTCGAGCACCTGATGGCAGCGGAGAAGGTAATTTCCCTGTGAGGGGGGATTCCCCTTGTTGTGGCCGGGCTGGCGCCGCCGGGACCGGCAGCACCTGATAACAGACCTGGAGCAATGCCGGGGTAGAATAGGCCGGGGCTTGCGCCGTCAACTCTCACTGCTGGACCCCCTGGAGCTGGCCCCTTTGCTAATCGCTGCCTGGCCCCGGCTGGGGCCGGATATCCGGAGCCAGCTGGTATCCCTGGCAGAAGAAGAGGGGTTTGTTGACCGCTGGCTGGAGCTCCTGGCCCGGGGCCGGGCCGGGGCCAGGGTTACGGCGGCTACCATCCTGGGCGAGATGGAGGTGGGGCGGGCCCTGGGACCCCTCCTCGAGGCCCTGGGGGAGAGGGAAGAGGGTGTCCAGCTGGCGGCAACGGCAGCCCTGATCCGCCTGCGGGACCCACGTTGCCTGGAACCCCTGCTGGCAGCCCTGGCGGAACCCCGGCGCTGGCCGCCGGCCAGGGTGGCCGAAATACTGCTGGCCCTGGGCCCGGTGAGTATCCCGCCCCTGCTGGCGCTCCTGAAACAGAGTGCGCCGGAACTGGCGGTCCGGGTGATAGCCATCCTGGGATTATTTAAAGACCCCCGGACCCTCCCGGACCTTGAAGATTGCCTGCAAAGGGGCCCGGCACCGGTCCGGGAAGCGGCGGCCCGGGCCCTGGGTGAGATGGGCCTGGCACGGGCCGCTCCACTCCTGCAACTGGCCCTGGCGGATCCGGAGGCCGGGGTAAGGGCAGCGGCGGCCCGGGCCCTGGGACGACTGAAATACCGGCAAGCTAGAAAACAACTCCAGGCCTGCCTGGACGACGGGGCCTGGGAAGTCCGGGCCGCAGCGGCGGCAGCCCTGCAGGAAGTCGCTGCCGCCAGGGAGATTTGAAAATTTGAGCTTCTATGTTTTGCAGCGAGGGAATAGAAGGTTTTCGGAGGAAAACTGCAGCATGGATTTTCACATAGGTGATATCGTCCAGACCAAAAAAACCCACCCCTGCGGCAGCGACCGGTGGGAAATCCTCCGGGTGGGGATGGATTTTCGCCTGCGCTGCCTGGGGTGCGGCCGGTTAATCCTCATACCCCGGGTAAAGGCGGAAAAGAGTATCAAGAAGGTTTTGCCTAAGCCATCTTGAGGAGCGTAAGGATTTGCAGGGCCTTCCGGGGGGCGCTCGCCTGCCGGTCATAGAGGTATTGTAAATAGTTAAGGTTGAGGAGCCGCTGGCGGCACTCGGTGATGCTGGGGATATCACCGGGCTTGATAATCACCGAAGCGCAGGAACGGGCCCTGGCAGCCTCCAGGTAACTCCCCAGCAAAACTGGCCGGCCGGTGGCCGCCTCGATGGCCCTGGCGTGGCTGGCGGCTGTGGGGCAGTGATTGTTAAAGAAGAGGCAGGAAGGGAAAACAAAGCAGTCGACCCTGTCGTGGGCGATCATCCTGCGGGCCAGTGCCAGGCGACCGGTTCCCGGGCAACCCGGGCAGGGTTGCATGGCTACAATATTTGCTCCCTCCAGCTCGCCCAGGGGTCCTTGATGCTTTTCCCGGGCCAGGAAGCAGAGGATGTGGGCTTGATAACCGGGACAACCCTTCTTCCAGTAATCTCGACAAGCAATAATACCAACGCGTAACATTTTAAGAGAACTCCTTTTTACAATTGTTGACAATTTATGTTTTATGCAGCTTATTTTCACAACAAGAGTAGTTTAGCACATCTAACCCAAAAATCATGTCGGAATTTGCCAGTAACCCAACTTAATAATTTTACGAAATATAAAGGAGAGCTAATACGCCTTACAAAACCTTGCCCCTGGGAATCAAGTATGATATAATCAACCGGAAAAGCTTCCCTGCTCCACTACGAAGTGGGGCCATAAGTCCAGAGGGAGGAGGTGCTCCAGCGATGCGTAATTACGAAGTCGTCTTTGTAATTAGGCCCGACCTGGAAGCCGAAGCCACCACAGCAGTGGTAGAGAAATTTACCCAGCTGATCACCGACCAGGGTGGCCAGGTTACCAGGGTCGACCAATGGGGTAAAAAGCGGATGGCCTATGAAGTGCGCAAGTACCGGGAAGGTTATTACGTCCTGGTCGAGTTCAAAGGCACACCGGCCGTCGCCCAAGAATTAGAACGGGTGCTAAAAATTAGCGACGACGTTATTCGTTACCTCATTACACGCCTGGAAGAAGAGGCCAGCTAAAGAACAAAGGCGGTGGGAGAAGGATGTTAAACCGGGTAATTCTAATCGGCCGCCTCACCCGTGACCCCGAGCTGCGTTATACAGCCAGCGGTGTAGCCATGACTACCTTTACCCTGGCGGTAGACCGTAATTTTGTCAACCAGCAGGGGGAACGGGGTACTGACTTCATCCGGATTACCGTCTGGCGCAAGCTGGCCGAAACCTGCGCCAACCACCTGGGCAAGGGTCGCCTGGTGGCCGTCGACGGCCGCCTGCAGACGCGTACCTACGAAACCCCCGACGGCCAGAAACGTTCTGTAACGGACGTGGTAGCCGAGGATGTCCGTTTCCTGGACTGGCCCAAAGAAGGCCGGGGACCGGCTGGCAGTGGTCCGGTTGC
It encodes the following:
- the panB gene encoding 3-methyl-2-oxobutanoate hydroxymethyltransferase, translating into MAQRSRVTLPQLQAMKERGERITMVTAYDYPSSLLADRAGMDMILVGDSLGMVVLGYSSTVPVTMDEMIHHTKAVVRANPAALVVADLPFLSYQTSVPDAVYNAGRLIKEGGADAVKLEGGQAVVPTVRAIVNAGIPVMGHLGLTPQSAVQLGGFRVQGRSEAEGEKIAADAAALVEAGVFALVLECVPADLARRITAALPVPTIGIGAGPDCDGQVLVYHDLLGLFDRFRPKFVKQYANLAEATVAALEKYRDEVRQGKFPDQEHSFK
- a CDS encoding aminopeptidase, which codes for MAEREESRGKKLQKELGLPRKSAWERLEPGTREKVFAFAEGYKGFLSRAKTEREAIRAALEAARGHGFISLNDIPSGRGLDPGSRFFLTWRDKVMLLGIAGTAPLEEGIRLVGAHVDAPRLDLKPMPLYEKDGLAMFKTHYYGGIKKYQWTALPLALHGVIMLRDGRRVEVVIGEDAGDPIFSVSDLLPHLAKEQMKKNMEEALSGDDLNLVVGSLPFEGEEELKDKIRLAILQLLNQRYGLVEEDFITAELELVPAGPARDLGLDRSLVGAYGQDDRVCAYTALQAVLELENPGHTALVLLVDKEEIGSTGNTGAHSRFLEYALTELAARMGSASIVNVGRIMANSQAISADVTAGVDPTYENYFDMYNASFLGYGVVLNKYSGSRGKYDANDASAEFMGRLRDIFNHNRVIWQSGELGKVDAGGGGTIAKFLAYFGLDVADCGPALLSMHAPLEIASKVDIYMAYRAYGAFLAS
- the yedF gene encoding sulfurtransferase-like selenium metabolism protein YedF, which encodes MEKVVDARGLACPQPVIQTKKAMESLGPETELVTIVDNEVARDNVLKLARSMAWEAEVKEQGSDYYIRIRKGAMPTTGVSLTAGQVLLVGSATLGRGSEELGSILMRNFFYSLSEAEVLPRRVLFFNSGVQLCCQGSPVLDSLLALEQKGVELLACGTCLDYYHLKDKLCVGSVTNMYTIVEHLMAAEKVISL
- a CDS encoding HEAT repeat domain-containing protein, producing MLWPGWRRRDRQHLITDLEQCRGRIGRGLRRQLSLLDPLELAPLLIAAWPRLGPDIRSQLVSLAEEEGFVDRWLELLARGRAGARVTAATILGEMEVGRALGPLLEALGEREEGVQLAATAALIRLRDPRCLEPLLAALAEPRRWPPARVAEILLALGPVSIPPLLALLKQSAPELAVRVIAILGLFKDPRTLPDLEDCLQRGPAPVREAAARALGEMGLARAAPLLQLALADPEAGVRAAAARALGRLKYRQARKQLQACLDDGAWEVRAAAAAALQEVAAAREI
- a CDS encoding DUF951 domain-containing protein — protein: MDFHIGDIVQTKKTHPCGSDRWEILRVGMDFRLRCLGCGRLILIPRVKAEKSIKKVLPKPS
- a CDS encoding CGGC domain-containing protein, producing the protein MLRVGIIACRDYWKKGCPGYQAHILCFLAREKHQGPLGELEGANIVAMQPCPGCPGTGRLALARRMIAHDRVDCFVFPSCLFFNNHCPTAASHARAIEAATGRPVLLGSYLEAARARSCASVIIKPGDIPSITECRQRLLNLNYLQYLYDRQASAPRKALQILTLLKMA
- the rpsF gene encoding 30S ribosomal protein S6, which encodes MRNYEVVFVIRPDLEAEATTAVVEKFTQLITDQGGQVTRVDQWGKKRMAYEVRKYREGYYVLVEFKGTPAVAQELERVLKISDDVIRYLITRLEEEAS
- a CDS encoding single-stranded DNA-binding protein, which gives rise to MLNRVILIGRLTRDPELRYTASGVAMTTFTLAVDRNFVNQQGERGTDFIRITVWRKLAETCANHLGKGRLVAVDGRLQTRTYETPDGQKRSVTDVVAEDVRFLDWPKEGRGPAGSGPVAGPGTGGGMETAGSGFNQDFSDLGTEVEIGEDDLPF